A stretch of Kazachstania africana CBS 2517 chromosome 7, complete genome DNA encodes these proteins:
- the HIS3 gene encoding imidazoleglycerol-phosphate dehydratase HIS3 (similar to Saccharomyces cerevisiae HIS3 (YOR202W); ancestral locus Anc_8.612), with translation MRQSKIVRNTNETKIQISLSLDGGKLDPLPSIIDENASKHATKQTTNSQSIYINTGVGFLDHMIHALTKHANWSIFLECQGDLYIDDHHTVEDVGIALGEAFKQAHMTNQKNVKRFGYSYAPLDEALSRVVVDLSNRPCSVVNLPFKTDRIGNLTTEMIPHFLNSFAQAGNFTLHVDSIRGDNDHHISESAFKALALALKTALSYDAQNEMPSTKGVLY, from the coding sequence ATGCGTCAATCTAAGATTGTCAGAAATACAAACGAAACcaagattcaaatttctttgtcGTTGGATGGTGGTAAATTAGACCCTTTACCATCTATTATTGACGAAAACGCTTCAAAACATGCGACAAAACAAACGACAAATTCACAGTCGATATATATCAACACAGGTGTTGGGTTTCTCGATCACATGATCCATGCCCTCACAAAACACGCAAATTGGTCTATTTTCTTAGAATGTCAAGGTGATTTATACATTGATGATCATCACACGGTAGAAGATGTGGGCATAGCACTCGGAGAGGCATTCAAACAGGCACATATGACGAATCAAAAGAATGTAAAGAGATTCGGATACAGTTATGCACCATTGGACGAAGCATTATCTCGTGTTGTTGTAGATTTATCGAACCGTCCTTGCTCTGTAGTGAATCTACCTTTCAAGACTGACAGAATCGGTAATTTAACTACTGAGATGATCCCACATTTTCTCAATAGTTTTGCACAAGCTGGTAACTTCACTTTGCACGTGGACTCAATAAGAGGTGATAACGACCATCACATCAGCGAGAGCGCATTTAAAGCTCTAGCATTAGCGTTGAAAACGGCACTTTCATATGATGCTCAAAACGAAATGCCCTCTACGAAAGGTGTCCTTTATTAG
- the NOC2 gene encoding mRNA-binding ribosome synthesis protein NOC2 (similar to Saccharomyces cerevisiae NOC2 (YOR206W); ancestral locus Anc_8.617), translating into MGKVSKATKKFQSKHLKHTLDQRKKEKVHNDKIKGRRGNKSEEEKRKLALTKEEQKLKKASKEEVFKDLSVEEFFGKGIDVPKSKKSKKSKKDADSESDVDSSSEEEDMATSMAALSENDPEFYKYLKENDKDLLDFAPSNPLDGVNDDDEPEDDNEDKMEAAEDDKIEITLKLVKGWKKELHASPNLKLIRNIVSAFKVAVNLNREGNIEEYKYTVTDERAFHDLMLVSLKDLPQAVQKIAPYKNTKGSRTLPSNNNVSKLSAIIKSHAASLLVLLNDITNTETGALVLHSVDQLLPYIISYRRILKEIVKAIVNVWATTREVETQIATFAFLHNACKEFKKSLLEVVLKTTYSTFIKSCRKTNIRSMPLINFQKNSAAELFGIDENLGYQVGFEYIRQLAIHLRNTMNATTKNNGKTNPQEAYKIIYNWQFCHSLDFWSRVLSFSCNPEKEQGHESPLRELIYPLVQVTIGAARLIPTPQFFPLRFYLVRSLIRLSQNTGVFIPIYPILSEILSSTAFTKVPKKKENLEAFDFDHNIKCSQNYLGTKVYQEGVAEQFLDLLGEYFALYCKSVAFPELTTPVIIALRRYIKNSQNVRFNKQLSIVVEKLTQNSQYIQNKRIDVDFSPNDKSEVNKFLNDVNWESTPLGIYVAAQREVREEKARLVRESLEEEDKEKEKLRNMGEEDLEMSD; encoded by the coding sequence ATGGGTAAGGTTTCTAAAGCTACTAAGAAGTTTCAATCCAAGCATTTGAAGCATACTCTGGaccaaagaaagaaggaaaaggTTCACAACGACAAAATTAAAGGCCGTCGTGGTAACAAgagtgaagaagaaaagagaaagctTGCGTTAACTAAGGAGGAACAGAAGTTAAAGAAGGCCTCAAAGGAGGAAGTGTTCAAGGATTTATCTGTGGAAGAGTTTTTTGGTAAAGGTATTGACGTTCCAAAGAGtaaaaaatccaaaaaatcCAAGAAAGATGCTGACAGTGAAAGTGATGTAGATTCCTCTTCTGAAGAGGAAGACATGGCTACCAGTATGGCTGCATTATCCGAAAATGACCCTGAGTtttacaaatatttgaaggaaaatgaCAAAGATTTATTGGATTTCGCACCAAGTAATCCTTTAGATGGtgttaatgatgatgatgaaccTGAAGATGATAACGAAGACAAGATGGAAGCTGCTGAAGATGACAAGATCGAAATTACTTTAAAATTGGTTAAGGGCTGGAAAAAGGAACTTCATGCATCTCCAAACTTGAAGTTGATAAGAAATATTGTAAGTGCCTTCAAAGTCGCTGTCAATTTAAATAGAGAAGGCAACATCGAAGAATACAAATACACAGTCACAGATGAAAGGGCTTTCCATGACCTAATGCTAGTTAGTCTAAAGGACTTACCCCAAGCTGTGCAAAAAATTGCCCCATACAAAAACACTAAAGGTTCCAGAACATTGCCTTCTAATAATAACGTTTCTAAACTTTCCGCCATTATCAAATCACATGCTGCATCCctattagtattattaaATGATATCACAAATACCGAAACGGGTGCTCTGGTTTTACATTCTGTCGATCAGTTATTACCTTACATTATTTCTTACAGAAGAATTTTAAAGGAAATTGTCAAAGCTATTGTTAATGTTTGGGCTACCACTAGAGAAGTGGAAACTCAAATTGCAACCTTTGCATTCTTACACAATGCCTGtaaagaatttaaaaaGTCATTATTGGAAGTGGTTTTAAAGACTACTTACTCCACATTCATTAAAAGTTGTCGTAAAACAAATATTCGTTCTATGCCTTTAATCAACTTCCAGAAGAATTCCGCAGCTGAATTGTTCGGTATCGATGAGAACTTAGGCTACCAAGTTGGCTTCGAATACATTAGACAATTAGCTATACATTTAAGAAATACCATGAACGCTACCACcaaaaataatggtaaAACTAACCCACAAGAGGCTTACAAGATCATTTATAACTGGCAATTCTGCCATTCCTTGGATTTCTGGTCTCGTGTTTTATCTTTCTCCTGTAACCCAGAGAAGGAACAAGGTCATGAATCTCCATTAAGAGAACTGATCTACCCATTAGTTCAGGTCACTATTGGTGCAGCAAGATTGATTCCAACTCCACAATTTTTCCCATTAAGATTCTACTTAGTCAGATCATTGATTAGGCTATCTCAAAACACCGGTGTTTTCATTCCTATCTACCCTATCTTATCTGAAATCCTATCCTCCACAGCCTTCACTAAGgttccaaaaaaaaaggagaATTTAGAAGCTTTTGACTTTGACCATAATATTAAGTGCTCACAAAATTACTTAGGTACAAAAGTTTACCAAGAAGGAGTAGCTGAACAATTCCTCGATTTATTAGGGGAATACTTTGCCTTGTATTGTAAAAGTGTTGCATTCCCTGAATTAACAACTCCTGTAATAATTGCTTTACGTCGTTATATCAAAAACTCACAAAACGTTCGTTTTAACAAACAGTTATCTATTGTCGTAGAGAAGCTAACGCAAAACAGccaatatattcaaaacaaaagaattgatGTTGATTTCAGTCCAAACGATAAATCCGaagtaaataaatttttaaatgacGTTAACTGGGAAAGCACACCTTTAGGTATCTATGTTGCTGCTCAACGTGAAgta
- the GEP3 gene encoding Gep3p (similar to Saccharomyces cerevisiae YOR205C; ancestral locus Anc_8.616): MWMVRPSCLLVARRIAGYSRCLSCNACGVDLQKQDPTGKGYYIQPSKHETNFQKEIEAVKYMLFSQDIQVLKDAGKTQSQKEEHSLICKRCNDALHHNKYDLRDFPRTSIPQLYESIPLGGKLLHVVPFSEFPLGLSKKVLTDRKHDASLLLTKSDQVLSSKGTLSKYVPQFLQDFMKYQMGLTTNKTIAMSSLRNWNIELLNASLRKMTFLFGCANAGKSTLINTLSKKYTGHKVNFHKQGNLLAIDEDVKNSTKSQMAGVSHIPNMTRALQGYQIQDKVIFDLPGYTEDMDAAYLEQIVRKDWIKRVRDTALFKHERLKKKNYVTLKGTEQGSCYTLGGLFFIVPPKGTINQIVNYIPGEYSIYRNIDKALEVFKNCNANSNHALDKYCGILSSTCTKEAYIRHIIPPFRGSIEIVFKDIGYVLLRTTGKFDFMGFHEVWAPRGIKVIIREPLEKTIRASSELYIQSKGVQPACPTDRMFFSSTYEIPFGETDILSKMKEMYLERTRGKKNCVEIGNEDPFIIIERYKANTLTNPFWYYNF; this comes from the coding sequence ATGTGGATGGTTAGGCCGAGCTGCTTACTGGTGGCAAGACGAATCGCTGGCTATTCAAGATGTCTGAGTTGTAATGCATGCGGAGTTGATTTGCAGAAGCAAGACCCTACTGGTAAAGGTTACTACATTCAGCCGAGCAAACACGAAACAAACTTTCAGAAGGAAATTGAGGCTGTCAAATATATGCTATTTAGCCAAGATATTCAGGTTTTGAAAGATGCGGGAAAGACCCAGTCGCAAAAGGAAGAACATTCACTGATCTGTAAGAGGTGTAACGATGCGTTGCATCATAATAAGTACGATTTGCGAGACTTTCCTCGAACTTCTATTCCACAGTTATATGAAAGCATCCCATTAGGTGGTAAGCTTCTGCATGTCGTTCCGTTTTCTGAATTTCCATTGGGGTTATCAAAGAAAGTTCTCACTGATAGAAAGCACGATGCATCGTTGCTACTAACGAAAAGTGATCAAGTGCTGTCCAGTAAGGGGACGCTGTCGAAATATGTTCCTCAATTTTTGCAAGATTTTATGAAGTATCAAATGGGATTAACGACAAATAAAACAATTGCTATGTCATCTCTAAGAAATTGGAATATTGAACTTCTAAATGCATCTTTACGGAAAATgacatttttatttggtTGTGCAAATGCTGGCAAATCGACATTAATCAACACTTTGAGCAAAAAATATACGGGCCATAAAGTCAACTTCCACAAACAAGGAAACTTGCTGGCGATTGATGAGGATGTTAAAAATTCAACTAAATCTCAAATGGCAGGCGTATCCCACATCCCCAATATGACGAGAGCTCTACAGGGATATCAAATACAAGATAAAGTCATATTTGATTTACCAGGTTACACCGAAGACATGGATGCCGCATATTTAGAACAAATAGTACGTAAGGATTGGATAAAAAGAGTGAGAGATACCGCTTTGTTCAAACATGAGAGActcaagaagaaaaattacgTCACATTGAAAGGTACTGAGCAAGGTTCATGTTATACGTTAGGTGgattatttttcattgttCCTCCAAAGGGAActataaatcaaattgtGAACTATATTCCTGGTGAATATTCCATTTATAGGAACATAGATAAAGCGTTAGAAgtgttcaaaaattgtaatgCTAATTCAAACCATGCATTGGATAAGTACTGCGGTATATTATCTTCCACCTGCACTAAAGAAGCATACATTCGTCACATAATACCTCCTTTTAGAGGAAGTATAGAAATTGTCTTCAAAGATATCGGTTATGTGCTCCTTAGAACCACCGGCAAATTCGACTTCATGGGATTTCACGAAGTATGGGCACCCAGAGGAATCAAAGTAATAATCAGAGAGCCATTGGAAAAGACCATTCGAGCATCAAGTGAACTATATATTCAATCGAAGGGAGTCCAGCCAGCATGTCCTACTGATAGAATGTTTTTCAGTTCAACGTACGAAATACCATTCGGCGAAACTGATATTCTATCTAAGATGAAAGAAATGTATTTGGAAAGGACAAGGggcaagaaaaattgtGTTGAGATTGGAAATGAAGATCCATTTATTATAATTGAAAGGTACAAGGCTAATACTTTGACAAACCCGTTTTGGTACTATAATTTTTGA
- the DED1 gene encoding DEAD-box ATP-dependent RNA helicase DED1 (similar to Saccharomyces cerevisiae DED1 (YOR204W) and DBP1 (YPL119C); ancestral locus Anc_8.614), with the protein MAEVTQQFNNLNIDENGGYVPPHLRNGSRPRRNNNNNNNTGSNEGGFFGFNRSRGGFNNRGKYNNYNNNNGGYRQQRSNFDGRWVDGKHVPGARNERVELQLFGTPEDPSFQSSGINFDNYDDIPIDASGTDVPEAITEFTAPTLEGLLLENIKLARFTKPTPVQKYSVPIVANGRDLMACAQTGSGKTGGFLFPVLSESFKNGPTPLPENSGSHYQRKAYPTAVIMAPTRELVSQIFDEAKKFTYRSWVKPCVVYGGAPIANQMREMDRGCDLLVATPGRLSDLLERGKISLANVKYLVLDEADRMLDMGFEPQIRHIVEGCDMTPVGERQTLMFSATFPADIQHLARDFLSDYIFLSVGRVGSTSENITQRVLYVEDEDKKSALLDLLAASDEGLTLIFVETKRLADQLTDFLIMQNFRATAIHGDRTQSERERALAAFRSGAANLLVATAVAARGLDIPNVTHVINFDLPSDIDDYVHRIGRTGRAGNTGVATAFFNGDNSNVVRGLVEILEEANQEVPQFLHDAVRDSGRGRGGRSGFGSRNNSNRDYRKQGGGFSRSRDNSRGFSRSNSAKSSSNWGSSASAGSSRSTNNGWGNSSSSSWW; encoded by the coding sequence ATGGCTGAAGTTACCCAACAATTCAACAACttgaatattgatgaaaatggtgGTTACGTCCCACCTCATTTAAGAAATGGTTCAAGACCGAGAagaaacaacaacaataataataacacCGGCAGCAATGAAGGTGGCTTTTTTGGCTTCAACAGAAGCAGAGGTGGTTTCAACAACAGaggaaaatataataactacaataataacaatggAGGTTACCGTCAACAAAGAAGTAATTTTGATGGTAGATGGGTCGATGGTAAACATGTCCCAGGTGCTAGAAACGAAAGAGTCGAGTTACAATTATTCGGTACACCTGAAGATCCAAGTTTCCAATCCTCTGGTATCAATTTCGATAATTATGATGATATTCCAATCGATGCATCTGGTACTGACGTCCCAGAAGCTATCACAGAATTCACTGCTCCAACTTTAGAAGGTTTATTACTAGAAAACATTAAATTAGCTCGTTTCACTAAACCAACTCCAGTACAAAAATACTCCGTTCCAATCGTTGCCAACGGTAGAGATTTAATGGCTTGTGCCCAAACTGGTTCTGGTAAGACTGGTGGTTTCTTGTTCCCTGTTCTTTCTGAATCTTTCAAGAATGGTCCAACACCACTTCCTGAAAATTCTGGTAGTCACTACCAAAGAAAAGCATACCCAACAGCTGTTATCATGGCGCCAACAAGAGAATTAGTCTCTCAAATCTTTGATGAAGCAAAGAAATTCACTTATAGATCCTGGGTTAAGCCTTGTGTCGTTTACGGTGGTGCTCCAATTGCTAATCAAATGCGTGAAATGGATCGCGGTTGTGATCTTTTAGTCGCCACCCCAGGTCGTTTAAGTGACTTATTAGAACGTGGTAAAATTTCTCTAGCTAACGTCAAGTACTTAGTCTTGGATGAAGCCGATAGAATGTTAGATATGGGTTTCGAACCACAAATTAGACATATTGTTGAAGGTTGTGACATGACCCCAGTAGGGGAAAGACAAACTCTTATGTTCTCCGCCACTTTCCCAGCAGATATTCAACATTTAGCTCGTGATTTCTTATCAGACTACATCTTCTTATCTGTCGGTAGAGTCGGTTCCACATCAGAAAATATTACCCAAAGAGTCCTCTATGTCGAAGATGAAGACAAGAAATCCGctttattagatttattAGCCGCTTCTGACGAAGGTTTAACTTTAATATTCGTCGAGACCAAGAGATTAGCTGATCAATTGACTGATTTCTTAATCATGCAAAATTTTAGAGCTACCGCTATTCACGGTGACCGTACACAAAGTGAACGTGAAAGAGCATTAGCTGCTTTCAGATCTGGTGCTGCCAACTTGTTGGTCGCCACCGCCGTCGCTGCTAGAGGTTTAGATATCCCTAACGTCACTCACGTCATCAACTTCGACTTACCAAGTGATATCGATGACTATGTCCACAGAATTGGTAGAACTGGTCGTGCTGGTAACACTGGTGTCGCTACTGCTTTCTTTAACGGAGATAACTCTAACGTCGTCAGAGGTTTAGTCgaaattttggaagaaGCTAACCAAGAGGTCCCACAATTCTTACATGACGCTGTAAGAGACAGTGGCAGAGGTAGAGGTGGTAGAAGCGGTTTTGGTAGCCGTAACAACAGTAACAGAGATTACCGTAAGCAAGGTGGTGGTTTCTCAAGAAGTAGAGACAACTCCAGAGGTTTCTCAAGATCTAACAGTGCcaaatcatcttctaaCTGGGGTTCTTCCGCTTCCGCAGGATCTAGTAGATCAACAAACAACGGCTGGGGTAACAGTTCTTCTAGTTCATGGTGGTAA